The DNA sequence GGCCGCGCAGCCGGTTGGCCAGCGCGTCCTCCGACGGCAGCGACAGGATGTAGGTGGGGGAGCGCTGCAGCATCGTCACGTGCCCGGCGCGGTCGGTCATCGCCGGGACCAGTGTCACGGCGGTCGCGCCGCTGCCGATCACGACGACCTTCTTGCCGGTGTAGTCGAGGTCCGCCGGCCACTGCTGCGGGTGCACCACGGTGCCGCCGAAGTTCTCGATGCCGGGGAACTCCGGGGTGTGGCCGCCCGCGTAGTCGTAGTAGCCGCTGCACAGGTACAGGAACTTCGCGGTGAACTCCACGGGCTCGCCGTCGTGCACCGCTTCGACCGTCCACAGTGCGTCCTCTGTGGACCACGCGGCGCGGACGACCTTGTGCCCGAACCGGATGTGCCGGTCGATCCCGGCTTCGGCCGCGGTGTCGCGGACGTACTGCAGGATCGACGGGCCGTCCGCGATGGCCTTCGCGTCGGTCCACGGCCGGAACCGGTAGCCGAGGGTCTGCATGTCCGAATCGGACCGGACACCCGGGTAGCGGAACAGGTCCCAGGTGCCGCCGATGGCGTCGCGGGCTTCGAGGATCGCGTAGGTCTTGCGCGGGAACGCCGTCCGCAGGTGGTGGGCCGCGCCGACGCCGGACAGCCCCGCGCCGACGATCAGGACTTCGACGTGCTCGGTCATCGGACGGCCTCCGTCCGCCGCGGGCGCTTCATCACGCGCGAAAGCACGGCGTTGTAGTGGGTGGGGGTGATGCGGGCGAGCGCGTCGAACAGGTAGGCGTCCGGGCCGACCAGGATGCGGGCCTTGCCGCGGTCGACGCCGGCGTGGATGATCGCCGCGGCCTTGTCCGGCGACGTCATGGTCATCGCTTCGAACTGCGCGGCCATCTCTTCGCGGCTGCGGCCCAGCCCGGTGGGGTCGCGCCGGACGCGCGCGTTGCGGGCGATGTTCGTCGTGATGCCGCCCGGGTGCACGGTGATCGCGCGGACCGCGGAGCCGTGCAGCTCCTGCCGCAGCGATTCGGTGAACCCGCGCACGGCGAACTTGGCCGCGCAGTACGCGCTCTGGTTGGGCATCCCGAGCAGGCCGAACACGCTGGAGGTGTTCACGATCGCGCCTTCGCCCTGCTCGACGAGGATCGGCAGGAACGCGCGCGTCCCGTGGACGACGCCGTGGAAGTTGATGTCGTGCAGCCAGTCGTCGTCCTCGATCACCGCGTCGAGCACGCTGGAGGTGACCGCGACCCCGGCGTTGTTGAACACCGCGGCCAAGGGCGCCGGGAGCCAGCCCTGCACTTCCGCGGCGAAGCGGAGCTGGTCTCCGGCGTCGCGGACGTCGAGCACGCGGGTCAGCACCTTGCCGTGGAGGGCGGCCGCGGTGGCCTTCAGGCCGTCCTCGTCGACGTCGGCCAGCGCGACCGGCGAGCCGAGCCGGGACAGCCGGGTCGCCAGCGCGCGACCGATGCCGGAGGCCGCACCGGTGATCACCACCGGGCGTCCGGTGATGCTACGGGGCCGTGACATCGCTGCTCCTCGCGTGCTTGTCGATGAGGTCGAGGATCGTGGGCCACGCGCCTTCGGGCAGGTCGTGGCCCATGCCGGGGACGGTTTCGCGGCGGGCGCCGGGGATCGCGCGGGCGGTCGCGCCGCCGCCGGTGGGGTGGACCATCCGGTCGCGGTCGCCGTGGATCACCAGCGTAGGCGCGGTGATCTTGCGCAGCAGCGGGGTCCGGTTGCCGGACTTCATGATCGCGGCGAGCTGGCGGCCCACACCGCCGGCCGTAGGGTCGCGGTCCCAGCCCGTCCCGGCCGTCTCGCGCACCCGGGCCTCGTCGAACGGGAAGCCGTGCGAGCCGATGTGCCGGAACATCCGGACCGCGCTTTCGACGGCCTCTTCCCGCGACTTCGGCGGCTTCCCGCCCATCATCCGCAACGTGGAGAAGGCGGGGCGGCCGAGCAGGCGCGACCCGGTCGTCGACATGATCGACGTCAGCGTGCGGATCCGCTCCGGGTGCAGCGCCGCCACCGTCTGGGAGATCATCCCGCCCATGGACACGCCCGCGATGTGCGCGGTTTCGAGGTCGAGCGCGTCGAACAGGCCGACGGTGTCGGCGGCCATGTCCTTCAGGTCGTACTGCTGCGCGGGGAACCGCCCGGCGAGCATGCCGAGCAGGCTCGGCGGCCGGAAGCGCGGGTGCGTCGAGCGTCCGGCGTCGCGGTTGTCGAACCGGATCACCTCGAAGCCGCGGTCGGCCAGCTGCGCGCAGAAGGCGTCCGGCCAGCTGTGCAGCTGCTGGCCGAGGCCGGCGACGAGGACCAGCGGCTCGGCGCCGGCGTCCCCGATCCGTTCGTACGCCAGGGAAATCCCCCGGCCCGCGTCGGCGGTCTGTTCGGTCACTGCTCTCCTCCGGTTCGGCGGCGCACGACCGCGCGGCCGCCCTTGGCGGGGGCGTAGGCCACGCCCCTCGAGTGCCAGCGTTCGCCGGGCTCGGTCGTCGGTACGAGCGTGAAGTCCCGGAGCAGCGTCCGCAGCACGACGGTCAGCTCCATGGTCGCGAAGGCGGCGCCGAGGCAGCGGCGGGTGCCGCCGCCGAACGGGATCCACTGGTAGAGGTCCGGGCGCGCGCCGGCGAAGCGGTGCGGGTCGAAGGTGGCCGCGCGCGGGAACACGGCGTCGTCGTCGTGGATCAGCGCGATGCTCACCAGCACGTTGTACCCCTTCGGCAGGGTCCAGCGGCCGAGCTGGAAGCCGTCCTGCTTGACCTGCCGGGCGGTGAGGTCGATGACCGGGCGGCTGCGCTGGACCTCGAGGATCGTCGCGGCCAGGAGCTCTTCGCTTTCGGTGAGCTCGCGCAGGATCGCCGGGTGGCGGCGGAGGCGTTCGACGGCCCAGGCCAGCGTGGTCGCGGTGGTTTCGTGGCCGGCGGTGAGCAGGGTGAGGAGCTGGTCGGCGATCTCGTCGCGGGTGAGCCCGGAGCCGTCGTCGTAGCGGGTCTGCAGCATCATCGCGAGAACGTCGTCGCCGTCCGGGCGGGCCTTGGCGATCAGCCGGTCGACGATCGCGTCGTACTCGCGGCGCATCCGCTCGAAGCGGCGCCACGGGTTGAAGCGGCCCTTCTTCGTGATCGGCAGGACGGCCAGGCGCGAGCCGAGCGTGACGAACGGGGGGAGCAGTGCGCGCAGTTCCGCGAACTCGGCCCCTTCGGCGCCGAACACCGCGCGGAGAATGGCGTTCAGGGTGATCCGCATCATCGACGGCAGCGTGGCGAACGCTTTCCCGTCCGGCCAGCTCGCCAGTTCGCGGACGGTTTCTTCCTCGACGATCTGCTCGTAGGCGGCGAGCCGGCGGCCGTGGA is a window from the Amycolatopsis sp. cg9 genome containing:
- a CDS encoding cytochrome P450 — protein: MTTMTRPATLPPGPSAPRAVQGVYALTQPLRGMRRLKEHYGDAFTVDVPIFGNAVVLSNPAEIKQLFTSGPELVDNLEVNLGRVLGPRSLFALSGDEHKRQRKLLVPPFHGRRLAAYEQIVEEETVRELASWPDGKAFATLPSMMRITLNAILRAVFGAEGAEFAELRALLPPFVTLGSRLAVLPITKKGRFNPWRRFERMRREYDAIVDRLIAKARPDGDDVLAMMLQTRYDDGSGLTRDEIADQLLTLLTAGHETTATTLAWAVERLRRHPAILRELTESEELLAATILEVQRSRPVIDLTARQVKQDGFQLGRWTLPKGYNVLVSIALIHDDDAVFPRAATFDPHRFAGARPDLYQWIPFGGGTRRCLGAAFATMELTVVLRTLLRDFTLVPTTEPGERWHSRGVAYAPAKGGRAVVRRRTGGEQ
- a CDS encoding alpha/beta fold hydrolase; protein product: MTEQTADAGRGISLAYERIGDAGAEPLVLVAGLGQQLHSWPDAFCAQLADRGFEVIRFDNRDAGRSTHPRFRPPSLLGMLAGRFPAQQYDLKDMAADTVGLFDALDLETAHIAGVSMGGMISQTVAALHPERIRTLTSIMSTTGSRLLGRPAFSTLRMMGGKPPKSREEAVESAVRMFRHIGSHGFPFDEARVRETAGTGWDRDPTAGGVGRQLAAIMKSGNRTPLLRKITAPTLVIHGDRDRMVHPTGGGATARAIPGARRETVPGMGHDLPEGAWPTILDLIDKHARSSDVTAP
- a CDS encoding SDR family NAD(P)-dependent oxidoreductase, encoding MSRPRSITGRPVVITGAASGIGRALATRLSRLGSPVALADVDEDGLKATAAALHGKVLTRVLDVRDAGDQLRFAAEVQGWLPAPLAAVFNNAGVAVTSSVLDAVIEDDDWLHDINFHGVVHGTRAFLPILVEQGEGAIVNTSSVFGLLGMPNQSAYCAAKFAVRGFTESLRQELHGSAVRAITVHPGGITTNIARNARVRRDPTGLGRSREEMAAQFEAMTMTSPDKAAAIIHAGVDRGKARILVGPDAYLFDALARITPTHYNAVLSRVMKRPRRTEAVR